One stretch of Monomorium pharaonis isolate MP-MQ-018 chromosome 10, ASM1337386v2, whole genome shotgun sequence DNA includes these proteins:
- the LOC105832182 gene encoding AP-1 complex subunit beta-1 isoform X3, whose product MQPFEILHKMTDSKYFTTTKKGEIFELKSELNNEKKEKKKEAVKKVIASMTVGKDVSALFPDVVNCMQTDNLELKKLVYLYLMNYAKSQPDMAIMAVNTFVKDCEDPNPLIRALAVRTMGCIRVDKITEYLCEPLRKCLKDEDPYVRKTAAVCVAKLYDINAALVEDQGFLDQLKDLLSDSNPMVVANAVAALSEINEASPSGQPLVEMNAQTINKLLTALNECTEWGQVFILDSLANYSPKDDREAQSICERITPRLAHANAAVVLSAVKVLMKLMEMLQSESDFVGTLTKKLAPPLVTLLSSEPEVQYVALRNINLIVQKRPDILKHEMKVFFVKYNDPIYVKLEKLDIMIRLASQANIAQVLSELKEYATEVDVDFVRKAVRAIGRCAIKVEPSAERCVSTLLDLIQTKVNYVVQEAIVVIKDIFRKYPNKYESIISTLCENLDTLDEPEARASMIWIIGEYAERIDNADELLESFLEGFHDENTQVQLQLLTAIVKLFLKRPTDTQELVQQVLSLATQDSDNPDLRDRGFIYWRLLSTDPAAAKEVVLAEKPLISEETDLLEPTLLDELICHISSLASVYHKPPTAFVEGRAAGARKSLPARSNSNEDSSRTTTQSHAQVIPAQDSLIGDLLSMDIGGPTMVQPAPAPQSSGLGLDLLGGGIDGILNDSTTAPSAVSQSTTGLLGDIFGFSQGPTSYTAPKVNWLPAEKGKGFDIWGTFSRKNGQVSMDMTFTNKAMQPMGGFAIQLNKNSFGLTPAAPLQVPAPLSPGSSIETSIILSTSGAVQRMEPLNNLQVAIKNNIDVFYFACLVPMNVYFTEDGQLDKRVFLSTWKDIPAQNEVQYTLNGVMLTADQVVQRMQQNNVFTIAKRNVEGQDMLYQSLKLTNNVWVLNELKIQPGNPDVTLSLKSRSVEVASGVFQAYNAILHS is encoded by the exons ATGCAACCATTCGAGATCCTAC ACAAGATGACGgactcaaaatattttactacgaCGAAGAAGGGAGAGATATTTGAGCTCAAGTCGGAATTGAACAatgagaagaaagaaaagaagaaggaaGCTGTAAAGaag GTCATTGCTTCCATGACAGTAGGAAAAGATGTATCTGCACTGTTTCCCGACGTGGTAAACTGCATGCAGACCGACAATTTGGAGTTGAAAAAGCTGGTTTACCTGTATCTGATGAACTATGCCAAGAGCCAACCAGACATGGCCATCATGGCAGTCAATACGTTTGTTAAG GACTGTGAGGATCCAAATCCGCTGATTCGTGCGTTGGCAGTTCGCACGATGGGCTGTATACGCGTCGACAAGATAACCGAGTATCTGTGCGAGCCGCTGCGTAAGTGCCTGAAGGACGAGGACCCGTATGTGCGCAAGACCGCAGCTGTGTGCGTCGCCAAACTTTATGACATTAACGCGGCCTTAGTAGAGGACCAGGGATTCTTGGATCAGTTGAAGGATCTGCTGTCTGACAGCAATCCGATG GTTGTTGCAAATGCGGTGGCTGCTTTATCAGAGATCAATGAGGCCAGTCCGAGTGGTCAGCCGTTAGTAGAAATGAACGCGCAGACCATAAACAAGCTACTGACAGCGCTCAACGAATGTACAGAATGGGGCCAAGTCTTTATCTTGGATTCACTGGCAAATTACTCGCCCAAAGACGATCGCGAGGCGCAGAGCATTTGTGAACGAATTACTCCACGTTTAGCGCACGCTAACGCCGCAGTCGTGCTTTCTGCTGTCAAG gtattaatgaaattaatggaGATGCTACAGTCCGAGTCGGATTTCGTTGGCAcacttacaaaaaaattggcGCCTCCTCTTGTCACACTATTGAGCTCCGAACCAGAAGTGCAGTACGTTGCATTGAGAAACATTAATCTCATCGTGCAAAAGCGGCCGGACATTTTAAAACATGAGATGAAAGTGTTCTTCGTCAAATACAACGATCCTATTTACGTGAAATTGGAGAAGCTGGACATTATGATTCGTTTAGCGTCACAAGCCAACATCGCGCAGGTCCTGTCGGAGCTGAAAGAGTATGCTACCGAGGTCGACGTGGACTTCGTGAGGAAGGCTGTACGGGCCATCGGTCGCTGTGCTATAAAAGTCGAACCATCAGCAGAACGTTGTGTCTCCACGTTACTAGACCTGATACAAACCAAG GTTAATTACGTTGTTCAAGAAGCGATTGTGGTAATAAAAGACATCTTCCGCAAGTATCCTAACAAGTATGAAAGTATAATTTCGACTCTGTGCGAGAATTTGGATACGCTCGATGAGCCTGAGGCGCGTGCGTCCATGATATGGATTATCGGAGAATATGCAGAGCGAATCGATAACGCTGATGAATTGCTGGAGAGCTTCCTAGAGGGATTCCACGACGAGAATACACAGGTGCAACTGCAGTTACTCACAGCGATTGTCAAACTGTTCCTTAAGAGACCCACAGACACGCAGGAATTAGTTCAGCAAGTGCTCAGTCTAGCCACACAAGATTCCGACAATCCCGATCTACGAGACCGTGGTTTTATCTACTGGCGACTGCTCAGCACTGATCCGGCAGCGGCTAAGGAGGTAGTGCTCGCGGAAAAGCCATTGATTTCAGAAGAAACAGATCTGCTGGAACCGACCTTGTTGGACGAATTGATTTGCCATATCTCGAGCCTAGCATCCGTTTACCACAAACCTCCCACAGCGTTCGTAGAAGGCAGAGCAGCTGGTGCTAGGAAGTCGTTACCCGCTAGAAGCAACTCGAATGAGGACTCTAGTCGCACAACTACACAATCCCATGCGCAAGTTATACCCGCTCAGGACTCTCTAATCGGCGACCTTCTGAGCATGGACATTG GTGGACCGACGATGGTCCAACCAGCGCCTGCACCACAGTCCTCAGGACTAGGATTGGATCTTCTAGGTGGTGGCATCGATGGAATCCTGAACGACAGCACGACTGCGCCATCAGCTGTTTCCCAGAGCACAACAGGTCTACTTGGTGATATATTCGGCTTCAGCCAAGGTCCCACATCTTACACAGCTCCCAAAGTTAACTGGCTACCAGCCGAAAAAGGCAAAGGTTTTGATATCTGGGGCACATTTTcgagaaa GAATGGACAAGTCAGTATGGACATGACTTTCACTAACAAGGCGATGCAACCTATGGGAGGATTCGCGATACAGCTCAACAAAAATAGTTTTGGATTAACACCAGCGGCCCCGTTACAAGTGCCGGCTCCTCTAAGTCCCGGATCGAGTATAGAAACGAGTATTATACTTTCCACCTCGGGCGCGGTACAACGAATGGAGCCTCTGAATAACCTTCAAGTTGCTATCAAGAATAACATTGACGTTTTCTACTTCGCCTGTCTCGTACCTATGAATGTATACTTCACAGAAGATGGACAATTGGATAAAAGAGTGTTTCTTTCCACTTGGAAAGATATACCTGCACAAAATGAG GTACAGTATACGTTAAACGGAGTAATGTTGACCGCGGATCAAGTGGTGCAAAGAATGCAACAGAATAACGTCTTCACAATTGCTAAAAGGAATGTGGAGGGACAGGATATGCTTTATCAGTCTCTCAAGTTGACAAACAATGTCTGGGTAttgaatgaattaaaaatccaaCCAGGCAATCCCGATGTTACG TTATCCCTGAAATCTCGATCTGTAGAAGTCGCTTCTGGAGTATTCCAAGCATACAATGCGATTTTACATTCTTAa
- the LOC105832233 gene encoding SWI/SNF-related matrix-associated actin-dependent regulator of chromatin subfamily B member 1 codes for MALRTYGDKPISFQVEENGEYYCIGSEVGNYLRLFRGSLYKRYPGMFRRSITNDERKKLVELGLSQHVLASSVSLLRASEVEDIIEGNDDKYKAVSVHSTEPPAPREGKSKKSMAWVPSLPNSSHLDAVPQATPINRNRVHNKKVRTFPLCFDDTDPSANLENAAQQEMLVPIRLDMEIEGQKLRDTFTWNKNESLITPEQFAEVLCDDLDLNPLTFVPAIAQAIRQQIEAFPQETILEDQCDQRVIIKLNIHVGNTSLVDQVEWDMSEKENNPEKFAMKLCAELGLGGEFVTAIAYSVRGQLSWHQRTYAFSEAPLPTVEVPFRPPSEADQWAPFLETLTDAEMEKKIRDQDRNTRRMRRLANTTPGW; via the exons ATGGCGTTGCGTACTTATGGAGACAAACCCATAAGTTTTCAAGTCGAGGAAAATGGGGAGTACTACTGCATCGGGTCGGAGGTCGGCAATTATCTGCGCCTTTTCCGTGGGTCCCTATACAAGAGATATCCTGGCATGTTTAGAAGATCCATAACCAATGATGAACGTAAGAAATTGGTGGAACTTGGACTAAGTCAGCATGTTCTTGCATCCAGTGTTTCGCTGTTAAGAGCCAGTGAGGTGGAGGATATTATTGAGGGTAATGATGACAAGTACAAAGCTGTGTCTGTACACTCGACCGAACCTCCAGCACCTAGAGAGGGTAAATCCAAGAAGTCAATGGCATGGGTACCTAGTTTACCAAACAGTTCACACCTGGATGCAGTTCCTCAAGCTACGCCAATTAATCGCAACAGAGTGCACAACAAGAAAGTTAGAACATTTCCATTATG TTTTGACGATACAGATCCATCTGCAAACTTGGAAAACGCAGCGCAACAGGAAATGCTGGTCCCAATACGTTTAGATATGGAAATCGAAGGCCAGAAATTAAGGGACACTTTCACTTGGAATAAAAATg AAAGTCTTATAACACCCGAACAATTTGCTGAGGTATTATGTGATGATTTAGACTTAAATCCATTGACCTTTGTTCCTGCGATTGCACAGGCGATAAGACAGCAAATAGAAGCATTCCCTCAGGAAACAATTCTAGAAGATCAGTGTGATCAGAGAGtgataattaagttaaatatacaTGTGGGCAATACCTCTCTAGTAGATCAAGTAGAATGGGACATGTCTGAGAAGGAGAATAATCCAGAGAAGTTCGCAATGAAGCTTTGTGCTGAGCTTGGTCTTGGTGGAGAATTTGTCACTGCTATCGCTTACAG TGTACGTGGGCAATTATCGTGGCATCAAAGAACGTACGCGTTTTCCGAAGCACCTCTTCCGACTGTAGAGGTTCCCTTCAGACCTCCATCAGAAGCCGATCAGTGGGCACCATTTTTGGAAACTCTAACAGATGCAGAAATGGAAAAGAAGATACGCGATCAAGATCGAAATACTCG acGTATGCGACGTTTAGCAAACACGACGCCCGGCtggtaa
- the LOC105832218 gene encoding putative tricarboxylate transport protein, mitochondrial, which translates to MDLNGQRQQQSLASACRGLSPFPRRPWMSETGVAAAAASGNLGLKGVIAGGITGGIEICITYPTEYVKTQLQLDGKAGAGKEYTGIVDCVKKTVKTRGFFGLYRGLSVLVYGSIPKSAVRFGAFESVKKQLVDADGKLNPQRRLLAGLCAGVCEAIFAVTPMETIKVKFINDQRSANPRFKGFLHGVRLIVREHGLKGVYQGLMPTILKQGSNQAIRFFVMETLKDWYKGGDNTKSVPKLVVGAFGAVAGAASVFGNTPIDVIKTRMQGLEASKYKNSMDCVVQVWKKEGPFAFYKGTVPRLGRVCLDVAITFMIYDSFMELFNKVWP; encoded by the exons ATGGATCTAAATGGACAACGGCAGCAGCAATCGCTGGCAAGCGCGTGCCGCGGCTTGTCGCCGTTTCCACGCAGGCCGTGGATGAGCGAAACCggcgtcgccgccgccgccgcctccgGCAACCTGGGCCTCAAAGGGGTCATAGCCG GTGGTATTACCGGAGGTATAGAAATTTGTATCACATATCCCACTGAATACGTCAAGACGCAGCTGCAGTTAGACGGGAAAGCCGGCGCTGGCAAAGAGTATACAGGAATAGTCGATTGTGTCAAGAAAACCGTCAAGACCCGGGGATTTTTCGGCTTGTACAGAGGTCTGTCGGTTTTGGTTTATGGCTCCATACCGAAATCGGCGGTACGGTTTGGCGCCTTCGAATCAGTGAAGAAGCAATTGGTAGATGCGGATGGAAAGCTCAATCCACAAAGACGACTTCTTGCTGGCCTCTGTGCCGGGGTGTGCGAGGCCATTTTCGCAGTCACCCCGATGGAAACGATCAAAGTAAAATTCATCAACGATCAACGCTCAGCGAATCCGAGATTCAAAGGATTTCTCCATGGAGTGCGTTTGATTGTGAGGGAACATG GCCTCAAGGGAGTGTACCAAGGATTAATGCCCACGATCTTGAAGCAAGGATCCAATCAAGCTATCCGTTTCTTCGTGATGGAGACTTTAAAAGACTGGTACAAAGGAGGTGACAATACTAAAAGTGTTCCTAAACTAGTAGTTGGAGCGTTTGGTGCAGTCGCTGGTGCAGCATCAGTTTTTGGAAACACGCCTATTGATGTAATAAAAACTAGGATGcag GGATTGGAAGCTTCGAAGTACAAAAACAGCATGGACTGCGTGGTTCAAGTATGGAAGAAAGAGGGTCcatttgcattttataaagGAACCGTTCCGCGATTGGGCAGAGTATGCTTAGACGTTGCCATAACATTCATGATATATGATTCCTTTATGGAACTTTTCAACAAAGTATGGCCTTAG
- the LOC105832182 gene encoding AP-1 complex subunit beta-1 isoform X1: protein MQPFEILHKMTDSKYFTTTKKGEIFELKSELNNEKKEKKKEAVKKVIASMTVGKDVSALFPDVVNCMQTDNLELKKLVYLYLMNYAKSQPDMAIMAVNTFVKELATSPMTKDCEDPNPLIRALAVRTMGCIRVDKITEYLCEPLRKCLKDEDPYVRKTAAVCVAKLYDINAALVEDQGFLDQLKDLLSDSNPMVVANAVAALSEINEASPSGQPLVEMNAQTINKLLTALNECTEWGQVFILDSLANYSPKDDREAQSICERITPRLAHANAAVVLSAVKVLMKLMEMLQSESDFVGTLTKKLAPPLVTLLSSEPEVQYVALRNINLIVQKRPDILKHEMKVFFVKYNDPIYVKLEKLDIMIRLASQANIAQVLSELKEYATEVDVDFVRKAVRAIGRCAIKVEPSAERCVSTLLDLIQTKVNYVVQEAIVVIKDIFRKYPNKYESIISTLCENLDTLDEPEARASMIWIIGEYAERIDNADELLESFLEGFHDENTQVQLQLLTAIVKLFLKRPTDTQELVQQVLSLATQDSDNPDLRDRGFIYWRLLSTDPAAAKEVVLAEKPLISEETDLLEPTLLDELICHISSLASVYHKPPTAFVEGRAAGARKSLPARSNSNEDSSRTTTQSHAQVIPAQDSLIGDLLSMDIGGPTMVQPAPAPQSSGLGLDLLGGGIDGILNDSTTAPSAVSQSTTGLLGDIFGFSQGPTSYTAPKVNWLPAEKGKGFDIWGTFSRKNGQVSMDMTFTNKAMQPMGGFAIQLNKNSFGLTPAAPLQVPAPLSPGSSIETSIILSTSGAVQRMEPLNNLQVAIKNNIDVFYFACLVPMNVYFTEDGQLDKRVFLSTWKDIPAQNEVQYTLNGVMLTADQVVQRMQQNNVFTIAKRNVEGQDMLYQSLKLTNNVWVLNELKIQPGNPDVTLSLKSRSVEVASGVFQAYNAILHS from the exons ATGCAACCATTCGAGATCCTAC ACAAGATGACGgactcaaaatattttactacgaCGAAGAAGGGAGAGATATTTGAGCTCAAGTCGGAATTGAACAatgagaagaaagaaaagaagaaggaaGCTGTAAAGaag GTCATTGCTTCCATGACAGTAGGAAAAGATGTATCTGCACTGTTTCCCGACGTGGTAAACTGCATGCAGACCGACAATTTGGAGTTGAAAAAGCTGGTTTACCTGTATCTGATGAACTATGCCAAGAGCCAACCAGACATGGCCATCATGGCAGTCAATACGTTTGTTAAG GAGCTAGCGACATCTCCGATGACAAAG GACTGTGAGGATCCAAATCCGCTGATTCGTGCGTTGGCAGTTCGCACGATGGGCTGTATACGCGTCGACAAGATAACCGAGTATCTGTGCGAGCCGCTGCGTAAGTGCCTGAAGGACGAGGACCCGTATGTGCGCAAGACCGCAGCTGTGTGCGTCGCCAAACTTTATGACATTAACGCGGCCTTAGTAGAGGACCAGGGATTCTTGGATCAGTTGAAGGATCTGCTGTCTGACAGCAATCCGATG GTTGTTGCAAATGCGGTGGCTGCTTTATCAGAGATCAATGAGGCCAGTCCGAGTGGTCAGCCGTTAGTAGAAATGAACGCGCAGACCATAAACAAGCTACTGACAGCGCTCAACGAATGTACAGAATGGGGCCAAGTCTTTATCTTGGATTCACTGGCAAATTACTCGCCCAAAGACGATCGCGAGGCGCAGAGCATTTGTGAACGAATTACTCCACGTTTAGCGCACGCTAACGCCGCAGTCGTGCTTTCTGCTGTCAAG gtattaatgaaattaatggaGATGCTACAGTCCGAGTCGGATTTCGTTGGCAcacttacaaaaaaattggcGCCTCCTCTTGTCACACTATTGAGCTCCGAACCAGAAGTGCAGTACGTTGCATTGAGAAACATTAATCTCATCGTGCAAAAGCGGCCGGACATTTTAAAACATGAGATGAAAGTGTTCTTCGTCAAATACAACGATCCTATTTACGTGAAATTGGAGAAGCTGGACATTATGATTCGTTTAGCGTCACAAGCCAACATCGCGCAGGTCCTGTCGGAGCTGAAAGAGTATGCTACCGAGGTCGACGTGGACTTCGTGAGGAAGGCTGTACGGGCCATCGGTCGCTGTGCTATAAAAGTCGAACCATCAGCAGAACGTTGTGTCTCCACGTTACTAGACCTGATACAAACCAAG GTTAATTACGTTGTTCAAGAAGCGATTGTGGTAATAAAAGACATCTTCCGCAAGTATCCTAACAAGTATGAAAGTATAATTTCGACTCTGTGCGAGAATTTGGATACGCTCGATGAGCCTGAGGCGCGTGCGTCCATGATATGGATTATCGGAGAATATGCAGAGCGAATCGATAACGCTGATGAATTGCTGGAGAGCTTCCTAGAGGGATTCCACGACGAGAATACACAGGTGCAACTGCAGTTACTCACAGCGATTGTCAAACTGTTCCTTAAGAGACCCACAGACACGCAGGAATTAGTTCAGCAAGTGCTCAGTCTAGCCACACAAGATTCCGACAATCCCGATCTACGAGACCGTGGTTTTATCTACTGGCGACTGCTCAGCACTGATCCGGCAGCGGCTAAGGAGGTAGTGCTCGCGGAAAAGCCATTGATTTCAGAAGAAACAGATCTGCTGGAACCGACCTTGTTGGACGAATTGATTTGCCATATCTCGAGCCTAGCATCCGTTTACCACAAACCTCCCACAGCGTTCGTAGAAGGCAGAGCAGCTGGTGCTAGGAAGTCGTTACCCGCTAGAAGCAACTCGAATGAGGACTCTAGTCGCACAACTACACAATCCCATGCGCAAGTTATACCCGCTCAGGACTCTCTAATCGGCGACCTTCTGAGCATGGACATTG GTGGACCGACGATGGTCCAACCAGCGCCTGCACCACAGTCCTCAGGACTAGGATTGGATCTTCTAGGTGGTGGCATCGATGGAATCCTGAACGACAGCACGACTGCGCCATCAGCTGTTTCCCAGAGCACAACAGGTCTACTTGGTGATATATTCGGCTTCAGCCAAGGTCCCACATCTTACACAGCTCCCAAAGTTAACTGGCTACCAGCCGAAAAAGGCAAAGGTTTTGATATCTGGGGCACATTTTcgagaaa GAATGGACAAGTCAGTATGGACATGACTTTCACTAACAAGGCGATGCAACCTATGGGAGGATTCGCGATACAGCTCAACAAAAATAGTTTTGGATTAACACCAGCGGCCCCGTTACAAGTGCCGGCTCCTCTAAGTCCCGGATCGAGTATAGAAACGAGTATTATACTTTCCACCTCGGGCGCGGTACAACGAATGGAGCCTCTGAATAACCTTCAAGTTGCTATCAAGAATAACATTGACGTTTTCTACTTCGCCTGTCTCGTACCTATGAATGTATACTTCACAGAAGATGGACAATTGGATAAAAGAGTGTTTCTTTCCACTTGGAAAGATATACCTGCACAAAATGAG GTACAGTATACGTTAAACGGAGTAATGTTGACCGCGGATCAAGTGGTGCAAAGAATGCAACAGAATAACGTCTTCACAATTGCTAAAAGGAATGTGGAGGGACAGGATATGCTTTATCAGTCTCTCAAGTTGACAAACAATGTCTGGGTAttgaatgaattaaaaatccaaCCAGGCAATCCCGATGTTACG TTATCCCTGAAATCTCGATCTGTAGAAGTCGCTTCTGGAGTATTCCAAGCATACAATGCGATTTTACATTCTTAa
- the LOC105832182 gene encoding AP-1 complex subunit beta-1 isoform X2 — translation MTDSKYFTTTKKGEIFELKSELNNEKKEKKKEAVKKVIASMTVGKDVSALFPDVVNCMQTDNLELKKLVYLYLMNYAKSQPDMAIMAVNTFVKELATSPMTKDCEDPNPLIRALAVRTMGCIRVDKITEYLCEPLRKCLKDEDPYVRKTAAVCVAKLYDINAALVEDQGFLDQLKDLLSDSNPMVVANAVAALSEINEASPSGQPLVEMNAQTINKLLTALNECTEWGQVFILDSLANYSPKDDREAQSICERITPRLAHANAAVVLSAVKVLMKLMEMLQSESDFVGTLTKKLAPPLVTLLSSEPEVQYVALRNINLIVQKRPDILKHEMKVFFVKYNDPIYVKLEKLDIMIRLASQANIAQVLSELKEYATEVDVDFVRKAVRAIGRCAIKVEPSAERCVSTLLDLIQTKVNYVVQEAIVVIKDIFRKYPNKYESIISTLCENLDTLDEPEARASMIWIIGEYAERIDNADELLESFLEGFHDENTQVQLQLLTAIVKLFLKRPTDTQELVQQVLSLATQDSDNPDLRDRGFIYWRLLSTDPAAAKEVVLAEKPLISEETDLLEPTLLDELICHISSLASVYHKPPTAFVEGRAAGARKSLPARSNSNEDSSRTTTQSHAQVIPAQDSLIGDLLSMDIGGPTMVQPAPAPQSSGLGLDLLGGGIDGILNDSTTAPSAVSQSTTGLLGDIFGFSQGPTSYTAPKVNWLPAEKGKGFDIWGTFSRKNGQVSMDMTFTNKAMQPMGGFAIQLNKNSFGLTPAAPLQVPAPLSPGSSIETSIILSTSGAVQRMEPLNNLQVAIKNNIDVFYFACLVPMNVYFTEDGQLDKRVFLSTWKDIPAQNEVQYTLNGVMLTADQVVQRMQQNNVFTIAKRNVEGQDMLYQSLKLTNNVWVLNELKIQPGNPDVTLSLKSRSVEVASGVFQAYNAILHS, via the exons ATGACGgactcaaaatattttactacgaCGAAGAAGGGAGAGATATTTGAGCTCAAGTCGGAATTGAACAatgagaagaaagaaaagaagaaggaaGCTGTAAAGaag GTCATTGCTTCCATGACAGTAGGAAAAGATGTATCTGCACTGTTTCCCGACGTGGTAAACTGCATGCAGACCGACAATTTGGAGTTGAAAAAGCTGGTTTACCTGTATCTGATGAACTATGCCAAGAGCCAACCAGACATGGCCATCATGGCAGTCAATACGTTTGTTAAG GAGCTAGCGACATCTCCGATGACAAAG GACTGTGAGGATCCAAATCCGCTGATTCGTGCGTTGGCAGTTCGCACGATGGGCTGTATACGCGTCGACAAGATAACCGAGTATCTGTGCGAGCCGCTGCGTAAGTGCCTGAAGGACGAGGACCCGTATGTGCGCAAGACCGCAGCTGTGTGCGTCGCCAAACTTTATGACATTAACGCGGCCTTAGTAGAGGACCAGGGATTCTTGGATCAGTTGAAGGATCTGCTGTCTGACAGCAATCCGATG GTTGTTGCAAATGCGGTGGCTGCTTTATCAGAGATCAATGAGGCCAGTCCGAGTGGTCAGCCGTTAGTAGAAATGAACGCGCAGACCATAAACAAGCTACTGACAGCGCTCAACGAATGTACAGAATGGGGCCAAGTCTTTATCTTGGATTCACTGGCAAATTACTCGCCCAAAGACGATCGCGAGGCGCAGAGCATTTGTGAACGAATTACTCCACGTTTAGCGCACGCTAACGCCGCAGTCGTGCTTTCTGCTGTCAAG gtattaatgaaattaatggaGATGCTACAGTCCGAGTCGGATTTCGTTGGCAcacttacaaaaaaattggcGCCTCCTCTTGTCACACTATTGAGCTCCGAACCAGAAGTGCAGTACGTTGCATTGAGAAACATTAATCTCATCGTGCAAAAGCGGCCGGACATTTTAAAACATGAGATGAAAGTGTTCTTCGTCAAATACAACGATCCTATTTACGTGAAATTGGAGAAGCTGGACATTATGATTCGTTTAGCGTCACAAGCCAACATCGCGCAGGTCCTGTCGGAGCTGAAAGAGTATGCTACCGAGGTCGACGTGGACTTCGTGAGGAAGGCTGTACGGGCCATCGGTCGCTGTGCTATAAAAGTCGAACCATCAGCAGAACGTTGTGTCTCCACGTTACTAGACCTGATACAAACCAAG GTTAATTACGTTGTTCAAGAAGCGATTGTGGTAATAAAAGACATCTTCCGCAAGTATCCTAACAAGTATGAAAGTATAATTTCGACTCTGTGCGAGAATTTGGATACGCTCGATGAGCCTGAGGCGCGTGCGTCCATGATATGGATTATCGGAGAATATGCAGAGCGAATCGATAACGCTGATGAATTGCTGGAGAGCTTCCTAGAGGGATTCCACGACGAGAATACACAGGTGCAACTGCAGTTACTCACAGCGATTGTCAAACTGTTCCTTAAGAGACCCACAGACACGCAGGAATTAGTTCAGCAAGTGCTCAGTCTAGCCACACAAGATTCCGACAATCCCGATCTACGAGACCGTGGTTTTATCTACTGGCGACTGCTCAGCACTGATCCGGCAGCGGCTAAGGAGGTAGTGCTCGCGGAAAAGCCATTGATTTCAGAAGAAACAGATCTGCTGGAACCGACCTTGTTGGACGAATTGATTTGCCATATCTCGAGCCTAGCATCCGTTTACCACAAACCTCCCACAGCGTTCGTAGAAGGCAGAGCAGCTGGTGCTAGGAAGTCGTTACCCGCTAGAAGCAACTCGAATGAGGACTCTAGTCGCACAACTACACAATCCCATGCGCAAGTTATACCCGCTCAGGACTCTCTAATCGGCGACCTTCTGAGCATGGACATTG GTGGACCGACGATGGTCCAACCAGCGCCTGCACCACAGTCCTCAGGACTAGGATTGGATCTTCTAGGTGGTGGCATCGATGGAATCCTGAACGACAGCACGACTGCGCCATCAGCTGTTTCCCAGAGCACAACAGGTCTACTTGGTGATATATTCGGCTTCAGCCAAGGTCCCACATCTTACACAGCTCCCAAAGTTAACTGGCTACCAGCCGAAAAAGGCAAAGGTTTTGATATCTGGGGCACATTTTcgagaaa GAATGGACAAGTCAGTATGGACATGACTTTCACTAACAAGGCGATGCAACCTATGGGAGGATTCGCGATACAGCTCAACAAAAATAGTTTTGGATTAACACCAGCGGCCCCGTTACAAGTGCCGGCTCCTCTAAGTCCCGGATCGAGTATAGAAACGAGTATTATACTTTCCACCTCGGGCGCGGTACAACGAATGGAGCCTCTGAATAACCTTCAAGTTGCTATCAAGAATAACATTGACGTTTTCTACTTCGCCTGTCTCGTACCTATGAATGTATACTTCACAGAAGATGGACAATTGGATAAAAGAGTGTTTCTTTCCACTTGGAAAGATATACCTGCACAAAATGAG GTACAGTATACGTTAAACGGAGTAATGTTGACCGCGGATCAAGTGGTGCAAAGAATGCAACAGAATAACGTCTTCACAATTGCTAAAAGGAATGTGGAGGGACAGGATATGCTTTATCAGTCTCTCAAGTTGACAAACAATGTCTGGGTAttgaatgaattaaaaatccaaCCAGGCAATCCCGATGTTACG TTATCCCTGAAATCTCGATCTGTAGAAGTCGCTTCTGGAGTATTCCAAGCATACAATGCGATTTTACATTCTTAa